GTGTTGTTTCCTGCTCCACCATAGCAGGCAGGCGTCGGGGTTTTCAGATAAATACAAACCTACATAGTTTTCAGTCTGCATTTTTACCCTGAATTCGTACGGGTAACTACTATATGGCCAGCTTAACCCCGGATTCATTGGAAGCTGAACAGTATGCATTCAAAATCTTGCGCTGGAATTGCCGTCCGGCGGCGAAATTGGTCTGATTGTTGAAACAGAAGGAAACGCTTATGTCTTTATTCCTGAAGGCCCTGCTTGTCGGCGCGACACTCATGCTTGGTGGCATCTCTGCCCAGGCCGCAGATTCTGACAAGGTGGTGCTGACTGTCTCCGGAAAAGTGACCAACGGCGAAGCGGTGGACTTTACGGTCGCCGAACTCGAAGCGCTTGGCACGTCGACCATCACCACCACTTCGCCCTGGGAAACTGATCCAGTTACTTTTGAAGGCGTGCCAATTGCGGCGTTGCTGCTGGCCGTGGGAGCGACCGGTGACGCTGCGGCCGTTGTGGCACTCAACAAATACCGCACCGAGATACCTGTCTCTGATTTCACCGATCATGGCGTCATCCTTGCAAGCAAGAAAAATGGTGAGCGTATGCCGATCAGCGACAAGGGGCCGCTGTTAGTCGTCTATCCCTTCGACGACAAGCCCGAATTGAACACGG
This DNA window, taken from Hoeflea algicola, encodes the following:
- a CDS encoding molybdopterin-dependent oxidoreductase, which gives rise to MSLFLKALLVGATLMLGGISAQAADSDKVVLTVSGKVTNGEAVDFTVAELEALGTSTITTTSPWETDPVTFEGVPIAALLLAVGATGDAAAVVALNKYRTEIPVSDFTDHGVILASKKNGERMPISDKGPLLVVYPFDDKPELNTEIYHSRSAWQVRGIIIE